One region of Streptomyces sp. CG4 genomic DNA includes:
- a CDS encoding GntR family transcriptional regulator: MTSFAPDSIVLNRKLPLWYQVSQSLRASILGRSPEDPLRLPTEEQLAEHYGVSVLTMRQALKELEDEGLISRHRRRGTFIEPGVLRGAPVRLLGSVDAIVAQQSGMTTELLDHGPVPVPAGLAEYFPGLPHVAAYHRLRHDEKTGEPTNHAVNHIRPELAARLDPDDLVRWPMTKVLRDVVKADISRITDTVEARLADPETARLLQVPLLSPILHYTGVTYDTEGRVLDVAVIHYRGDRFSFTVTLEAT; this comes from the coding sequence GTGACCTCCTTCGCTCCGGATTCGATCGTCCTGAACCGCAAGCTGCCGCTGTGGTACCAGGTGTCGCAGTCGCTGCGCGCCTCGATACTCGGCCGCTCCCCCGAGGACCCGCTGCGGCTGCCCACGGAGGAGCAGCTGGCGGAGCACTACGGCGTGAGCGTGCTGACGATGCGGCAGGCGCTGAAGGAGCTGGAGGACGAGGGGCTGATCAGCCGGCACCGGCGGCGCGGCACGTTCATCGAGCCCGGGGTGCTGCGCGGGGCGCCCGTGCGCCTGCTGGGCTCGGTGGATGCGATCGTGGCCCAGCAGTCCGGGATGACGACCGAACTGCTGGACCACGGCCCGGTGCCCGTGCCGGCCGGGCTCGCCGAGTACTTCCCCGGCCTCCCTCACGTGGCGGCGTACCACCGCCTGCGCCACGACGAGAAGACCGGCGAGCCGACCAACCACGCCGTCAACCACATCCGCCCCGAACTCGCCGCGCGGCTCGATCCGGACGACCTGGTCCGCTGGCCGATGACCAAGGTGCTGCGGGACGTCGTCAAGGCGGACATCAGCCGGATCACGGACACTGTGGAGGCCCGCCTCGCCGACCCGGAGACCGCCCGCCTCCTCCAGGTGCCGCTGCTCAGCCCGATCCTGCACTACACGGGCGTCACCTACGACACCGAGGGCCGGGTGCTGGATGTGGCGGTGATCCATTACCGGGGGGACCGCTTCTCGTTCACGGTAACCCTGGAGGCGACCTGA
- a CDS encoding CaiB/BaiF CoA transferase family protein, whose product MDQQPLPLAGITVVAVEQAVSAPFATRQLADLGARVIKVERVDGGDFARGYDTAARGLASHFVWCNRGKESLALDLKDPRGLAVARRLIADADVFVQNLAHGAAARLGLDAATLCAAHPRLIAVDISGYGGSGPYADKRAYDMLVQCEAGLVSVTGTPEQPVKAGIPAADIAAAMYAFSGVLAALVRRGTTGRGGPVEVSMLEALAEWLGHPLHHAMHGGEPPARTGLAHAVIAPYDAYPTADGGRVLLSVQNDREWRRLAEQVMGRPELGTDPVYATNASRVANREKTDELVAGALGVLGTEEALGRLEKAGIACARLRDLHELAAHPQLAARERWRVVGSPVGPLQALLPPITLPGGDEARMGDVPALGQHTGALLRAVGMTDDEIAAMRRDGAAA is encoded by the coding sequence ATGGATCAGCAGCCCCTGCCCCTCGCGGGCATCACCGTCGTCGCCGTCGAACAGGCCGTGTCCGCCCCCTTCGCGACCCGGCAGCTCGCCGACCTGGGCGCCCGGGTCATCAAGGTGGAGCGGGTCGACGGCGGCGACTTCGCGCGCGGCTACGACACGGCGGCCCGCGGTCTCGCCTCGCACTTCGTGTGGTGCAACCGCGGCAAGGAGTCGCTCGCGCTGGACCTGAAGGACCCGCGCGGCCTGGCGGTCGCACGCCGGCTGATCGCGGACGCGGACGTGTTCGTGCAGAACCTCGCCCACGGGGCCGCCGCCCGGCTCGGCCTCGACGCGGCCACGCTGTGCGCCGCGCATCCACGGCTGATCGCCGTGGACATCTCGGGCTACGGCGGCTCGGGGCCGTACGCGGACAAGCGGGCGTACGACATGCTCGTGCAGTGCGAGGCGGGGCTCGTGTCGGTGACCGGGACGCCGGAGCAGCCGGTGAAGGCGGGGATCCCGGCGGCGGACATCGCGGCGGCCATGTACGCGTTCTCGGGTGTCCTCGCGGCTCTCGTGCGGCGGGGGACGACGGGGCGGGGCGGGCCGGTGGAGGTGTCGATGCTGGAGGCGCTCGCCGAATGGCTGGGGCATCCGCTGCACCATGCGATGCATGGGGGTGAGCCCCCGGCGCGCACCGGTCTCGCGCACGCCGTCATCGCACCGTACGACGCCTATCCCACGGCGGACGGCGGACGGGTGCTGCTGTCCGTGCAGAACGACCGGGAGTGGCGACGGCTGGCCGAACAGGTCATGGGACGCCCGGAATTGGGGACGGACCCGGTGTACGCGACAAACGCCTCGCGGGTCGCGAACCGGGAGAAGACCGACGAGCTGGTGGCGGGGGCGCTCGGCGTGCTGGGCACCGAGGAGGCGCTGGGCCGGCTGGAGAAGGCGGGCATCGCCTGTGCCCGGCTGAGGGATCTGCACGAACTCGCGGCGCATCCGCAGCTGGCGGCCCGGGAGCGGTGGCGTGTGGTGGGGTCGCCGGTCGGGCCGTTGCAGGCGTTGCTGCCTCCCATCACACTGCCGGGCGGGGACGAGGCGCGGATGGGTGATGTGCCCGCGCTCGGACAGCACACCGGGGCGCTGCTGCGTGCCGTGGGGATGACGGACGACGAGATCGCAGCCATGCGCCGGGACGGTGCGGCGGCCTGA
- the hmgA gene encoding homogentisate 1,2-dioxygenase → MSDGGTSRASECERGGARKTAAGLSYLTGFGNEHASEAVQGALPEGRNSPQRAPLGLYAEQLSGSAFTEPRAHNRRSWLYRIRPSAAHPAFTRADNGAIRTAPFTETVPDPNRLRWNPLPEPPAGTDFLGGLWTLGGNGDAGQRTGMAVHLYHANASMDRVFSDADGELLIVPEHGGLLLHTEFGLLPVEPAHVALIPRGVRFRVLLLDESARGYVCENYGAPFQLPDLGPIGANGLANARDFRAPVAAYEDVSGPVEVVNKFCGNLWTATYDHSPLDVVAWHGNHVPYVYDLRRFNVIGTISYDHPDPSIFTVLTSPSDTPGLAGVDFVVFAPRWLVGENTFRPPYFHRNVMSEYMGLIEGAYDAKAEGFVPGGGSLHNMMSAHGPDRETFDRASAAELKPQKIDDGLAFMFETRWPVTLTPHAAGADHLQQRYDDVWQGLQRHFRA, encoded by the coding sequence ATGAGCGATGGGGGTACCTCCCGCGCGAGCGAATGCGAGCGTGGGGGAGCGCGGAAGACCGCCGCGGGACTGTCGTATCTGACCGGGTTCGGCAATGAACACGCCTCGGAGGCGGTGCAGGGCGCCCTGCCCGAGGGCCGCAACTCGCCGCAGCGGGCCCCGCTCGGGCTGTACGCGGAGCAGCTGAGCGGTTCGGCGTTCACCGAGCCACGCGCGCACAACCGCCGCTCCTGGCTCTACCGCATCCGCCCGTCGGCCGCGCACCCGGCGTTCACCCGAGCCGACAACGGCGCGATCCGTACGGCCCCGTTCACCGAGACCGTGCCCGACCCCAACCGGCTGCGCTGGAACCCTCTGCCCGAGCCGCCGGCCGGCACCGACTTCCTGGGCGGGCTGTGGACGCTCGGCGGCAATGGCGACGCCGGACAGCGCACCGGCATGGCGGTGCACCTCTACCACGCCAACGCCTCGATGGACCGCGTCTTCTCCGACGCCGACGGCGAGCTGCTGATCGTGCCGGAGCACGGCGGACTGCTGCTGCACACGGAGTTCGGCCTGCTCCCTGTGGAGCCCGCCCATGTGGCGTTGATTCCGCGTGGGGTGCGCTTCCGTGTGCTGCTCCTGGACGAGTCCGCCCGAGGCTATGTGTGCGAGAACTATGGGGCGCCGTTCCAGCTGCCCGATCTCGGCCCGATCGGCGCCAACGGGCTTGCCAACGCCCGGGACTTCCGGGCACCCGTCGCTGCGTACGAGGACGTGAGTGGCCCGGTGGAGGTGGTGAACAAGTTCTGCGGCAACCTCTGGACGGCCACGTACGACCACTCCCCGCTCGATGTGGTCGCCTGGCACGGCAACCATGTGCCGTACGTCTATGACCTGCGCCGTTTCAATGTGATCGGCACCATCTCGTACGACCACCCGGATCCGTCGATCTTCACGGTGCTGACCTCGCCCTCGGACACCCCGGGCCTGGCCGGCGTCGACTTCGTCGTCTTCGCCCCCCGCTGGCTGGTGGGCGAGAACACGTTCCGGCCGCCGTACTTCCACCGGAACGTGATGAGCGAGTACATGGGCCTGATCGAGGGCGCGTACGACGCCAAGGCGGAGGGCTTCGTGCCGGGCGGCGGCTCGCTGCACAACATGATGTCGGCGCACGGGCCGGACCGGGAGACCTTCGACAGGGCGAGCGCGGCGGAGCTGAAGCCACAGAAGATCGACGACGGGCTGGCGTTCATGTTCGAGACCCGCTGGCCGGTGACCCTCACCCCGCACGCGGCCGGCGCGGACCACCTCCAGCAGCGCTACGACGACGTGTGGCAGGGGCTTCAGCGTCATTTCCGTGCCTGA
- a CDS encoding tetratricopeptide repeat protein: MSPRTNDDESGERQVNREQDGTAPDGTAQDDAESSAGGCADASASGAGNPAAGLEEDAEPDSAERAAPGSEEPSAPGPDRRVAALRRFADAGRRWRAVQLVGCAALLAVAVTGGAIAFGADRAPASAPVASSAVDPGVLGGGSLDASVAALQAHLRTQPKDAGSWATLGLAYVEQARTKGDPARYPQAEQALRRSLSLAPDSDQALAGRAALAAARHDFTGALTCADAALRQNPYSERALSSRIDALVELGRYTEASKAAETADARRPGVPVFTRYAYVHELRGDVTTARRVLQQALASATSPGDLAYVAAQLGQLAWNQGDYRTALGYYARALAADDSYLPALEGRARTQAAGGDRAAAIKGMETVVSRYPLPGPLVELGELYEARGAAGDRARAQRQYALVDTWITLARAGGVNADLDTALAAADHGDKAAALRAARAEWARRHTVHTADALAWALHVNGLDAQALPYARRATATGYRNAAFLYHRGMIELATGHRTDGRASLTSALRLNSGFSPLGAAQARKALEAAK; the protein is encoded by the coding sequence ATGTCTCCGCGCACGAACGACGACGAGAGCGGCGAGCGGCAGGTGAACAGGGAACAGGACGGGACCGCGCCGGACGGGACGGCACAGGACGACGCCGAGTCCTCGGCCGGCGGCTGCGCGGATGCGTCGGCTTCCGGCGCCGGGAACCCGGCTGCGGGCCTGGAAGAAGACGCGGAGCCGGACTCCGCCGAGCGTGCAGCCCCCGGCTCCGAGGAGCCTTCCGCGCCCGGCCCCGACCGGCGCGTCGCAGCGCTCCGGCGGTTCGCCGACGCCGGCCGGCGCTGGCGGGCCGTGCAACTCGTCGGATGCGCCGCCCTGTTGGCGGTCGCGGTGACCGGTGGGGCCATCGCCTTCGGTGCGGATCGGGCGCCCGCCTCGGCGCCGGTCGCCTCCAGTGCCGTGGACCCCGGTGTCCTGGGTGGCGGAAGCCTGGACGCCTCCGTCGCCGCGCTCCAGGCGCATCTGCGCACCCAGCCCAAGGACGCCGGCAGCTGGGCCACGCTGGGCCTGGCCTATGTGGAGCAGGCGCGGACCAAGGGCGACCCCGCTCGCTATCCGCAGGCGGAGCAGGCGCTGCGGCGGTCCCTGTCGCTGGCCCCGGACAGTGACCAGGCACTGGCCGGCCGTGCCGCCCTCGCCGCCGCCCGGCACGACTTCACCGGCGCCCTGACCTGCGCGGACGCGGCGCTGCGCCAGAACCCGTACAGCGAGCGTGCGCTGTCCTCCCGTATCGACGCGCTGGTCGAACTCGGGCGGTACACCGAGGCGTCGAAGGCAGCCGAGACCGCCGACGCCCGCAGGCCGGGCGTACCGGTCTTCACCCGGTACGCGTACGTGCACGAGCTGCGGGGCGACGTGACCACGGCGCGCCGGGTCCTCCAGCAGGCCCTGGCGAGCGCCACGTCACCCGGCGACCTCGCGTACGTGGCCGCCCAGCTCGGTCAACTCGCCTGGAACCAGGGCGACTACAGGACCGCCCTCGGCTACTACGCCCGCGCCCTCGCCGCCGACGACAGCTACCTCCCGGCGCTGGAGGGCCGGGCCCGGACGCAGGCGGCGGGCGGCGACCGCGCGGCGGCGATCAAGGGGATGGAGACGGTGGTGTCCCGCTATCCGCTGCCGGGCCCGCTCGTCGAACTGGGCGAGCTGTACGAGGCGCGTGGCGCGGCCGGCGACCGGGCCAGGGCCCAGCGGCAGTACGCCCTCGTGGACACCTGGATCACGCTGGCCCGCGCGGGCGGCGTCAACGCCGACCTGGACACCGCGCTGGCCGCCGCCGACCACGGCGACAAGGCGGCCGCCCTGCGCGCGGCCCGCGCCGAATGGGCCCGTCGGCACACCGTGCACACCGCGGACGCGCTGGCCTGGGCGCTGCACGTCAACGGCCTTGACGCGCAGGCGCTGCCGTACGCCCGCCGGGCCACCGCCACCGGGTACCGCAACGCCGCGTTCCTGTACCACCGCGGCATGATCGAGCTGGCCACGGGCCACCGGACGGACGGACGCGCCTCGCTGACCTCGGCGCTGCGGCTGAACTCGGGCTTCTCCCCCTTGGGCGCCGCCCAGGCCCGTAAGGCGCTGGAGGCCGCGAAGTGA
- a CDS encoding TetR family transcriptional regulator yields MKSVPHATSLRRAPVQRRSAERLTRILDACAELLDEVGYDALSTRAVALRAGVPIGSVYRFFGNKRQMADALAQRNLERYTERVTERLEQARGGGGWRAAMDAVLDEYLTMKRTAPGFSLVDFGNQIPVGARHAGPNTRVADRLTKLLSGYLDRTPDDELRRVFLVAVETADTLVQLAFRTDPDGDEAIITETRELLRAYLGRVLD; encoded by the coding sequence ATGAAGTCCGTGCCCCATGCGACATCGCTCCGCCGTGCGCCCGTTCAGCGGCGCAGCGCCGAACGGCTGACCAGGATCCTCGACGCCTGCGCCGAACTCCTCGACGAGGTCGGCTACGACGCGCTGAGCACCCGCGCCGTCGCCCTGCGCGCCGGTGTCCCCATCGGCTCCGTCTACCGGTTCTTCGGCAACAAACGGCAGATGGCCGACGCCCTCGCCCAGCGCAACCTGGAGCGGTACACCGAGCGTGTCACCGAGCGGCTGGAGCAGGCACGCGGTGGGGGAGGCTGGCGGGCGGCGATGGATGCCGTCCTCGACGAGTACCTGACCATGAAGCGCACCGCGCCAGGCTTCTCCCTGGTCGACTTCGGCAACCAGATACCGGTCGGCGCCCGCCATGCCGGGCCCAACACCCGCGTCGCCGACCGGCTCACCAAGCTGCTCTCCGGCTACCTCGACCGCACACCCGACGACGAGCTGCGCCGGGTCTTCCTGGTCGCCGTGGAAACCGCGGACACCCTCGTCCAACTGGCCTTCCGGACCGACCCGGACGGGGACGAGGCGATCATCACCGAGACCCGGGAGCTGCTGCGGGCGTATCTGGGGCGCGTGCTCGACTGA
- a CDS encoding TetR/AcrR family transcriptional regulator — MAVRGAVPEVIWARPERTGRGPRPAYTRDDIAAAAVRIADERGLDAVSMRHVAAELGCGTMSLYNYVPRKEDLYELMVDAISSEHELWEPSGDWRADMLRVARQTRELMRRHPWLPRLMSPVYGFSPHALRYLEHCLACLDPLEASYGTKLELLAMLNGIVTTYVRNELDTAERVRALPWSEAEENAVRGAYLGRQVASGAYPRMAAAFGEDAGPIDLDAVFERALGRLLDAFALR; from the coding sequence ATGGCAGTCCGAGGGGCCGTCCCCGAAGTGATCTGGGCGCGTCCCGAGCGCACCGGCCGGGGCCCGAGACCGGCGTACACTCGCGACGACATCGCGGCCGCCGCCGTCCGCATCGCCGACGAGCGGGGGCTCGACGCGGTGTCGATGCGGCATGTCGCGGCCGAGCTGGGCTGCGGCACGATGTCGCTGTACAACTACGTCCCCCGCAAGGAGGACCTGTACGAGCTGATGGTCGACGCGATCAGCTCGGAGCACGAGCTGTGGGAGCCGAGCGGGGACTGGCGGGCCGACATGCTCCGGGTGGCCCGGCAGACGCGTGAGCTGATGCGTCGGCATCCCTGGCTGCCGCGCCTGATGTCACCGGTGTACGGCTTCAGCCCCCATGCCCTGCGCTATCTGGAGCACTGCCTGGCCTGCCTGGACCCGCTGGAGGCGTCCTACGGCACCAAGCTGGAGCTGCTCGCGATGCTGAACGGCATCGTGACGACGTACGTCCGCAACGAACTCGACACCGCCGAGCGGGTGCGGGCGCTGCCGTGGTCCGAGGCCGAGGAGAACGCGGTGCGCGGTGCCTACCTCGGCCGTCAGGTCGCTTCCGGCGCGTATCCGAGGATGGCGGCGGCGTTCGGGGAGGATGCGGGGCCGATCGATCTGGACGCGGTTTTCGAGCGGGCGTTGGGGCGGCTTCTGGATGCGTTCGCGCTGCGCTGA
- a CDS encoding type ISP restriction/modification enzyme — protein sequence MPRVTYDDAPLLADLMPWSVAPLRLGRGWPAAPDPGSLKARWDALLKAEGPDREALFEPTRARTTGSAVGQLPGQSTGTERLVRAEGPCAEPVRVLAGPFDEQWLIPDHRLIDTARPELWRVADAQQVFTVETGDETDPLLVTALLPTLRTGRVRPLYRRPGGTEPNLAPGLTAHLACRLGTAPAPADVLSWILAATAPDLTVPLTDDPDLWSTGVEIGRRMLWLMRRDGERPKLPGGRRPYVRAPLPARPVTLGYDPEDEALHLDEGRVSPVPRAAWDYEVAGARVLESWFTARTTPPDPGTLAAIRPPAWPQAWTSELLELITVLALLAELRPQRAELKVTSAITATDLREAGILPAPEASHRPASVLDHHEEGPEGQFALI from the coding sequence ATGCCCCGCGTGACGTACGACGACGCTCCGCTGCTGGCGGACCTCATGCCGTGGTCCGTCGCACCGCTGCGGCTGGGCCGTGGCTGGCCGGCGGCACCCGACCCCGGCTCCCTGAAGGCCCGCTGGGACGCCCTGCTGAAGGCCGAAGGGCCGGACCGGGAGGCTCTGTTCGAGCCGACGCGCGCCCGCACGACCGGTTCGGCGGTGGGCCAACTGCCCGGCCAGTCCACCGGCACCGAGCGGCTGGTCCGCGCCGAGGGCCCCTGCGCGGAGCCCGTGCGTGTGCTCGCTGGGCCCTTCGACGAGCAGTGGCTGATCCCGGACCACCGGCTGATCGACACCGCCCGGCCGGAGTTGTGGCGCGTGGCCGACGCGCAGCAGGTGTTCACCGTGGAGACGGGGGACGAGACCGACCCCCTGCTGGTCACCGCGCTGCTCCCCACCCTCCGCACGGGCCGCGTCCGTCCGCTGTACCGCCGCCCCGGCGGCACGGAACCCAATCTCGCGCCGGGCCTGACGGCCCACCTGGCCTGCCGCCTCGGCACCGCCCCCGCCCCGGCGGACGTCCTGTCCTGGATCCTGGCAGCCACCGCCCCCGACCTGACCGTGCCGCTCACGGACGACCCCGACCTCTGGTCGACCGGCGTCGAAATCGGCCGCCGCATGCTGTGGCTGATGCGCCGCGACGGCGAGCGCCCCAAGCTGCCCGGTGGCCGCCGCCCCTACGTACGCGCACCCCTGCCGGCCCGGCCCGTCACTCTCGGCTACGACCCCGAGGACGAAGCTCTCCACCTGGACGAGGGCCGCGTCTCCCCCGTCCCGCGGGCGGCCTGGGACTACGAGGTGGCCGGTGCCCGCGTCCTGGAGTCCTGGTTCACGGCCCGCACGACCCCGCCCGACCCGGGCACCCTCGCCGCGATCCGCCCGCCGGCCTGGCCCCAGGCCTGGACCTCGGAACTCCTGGAACTGATCACGGTCCTGGCCCTGCTGGCCGAACTGCGCCCACAGCGGGCGGAGTTGAAGGTGACGTCGGCGATCACCGCGACCGACCTGCGGGAGGCGGGCATCCTCCCGGCACCCGAGGCATCCCACCGCCCCGCCTCGGTCCTGGACCACCACGAGGAGGGCCCAGAGGGCCAGTTCGCCCTCATCTAG
- a CDS encoding anti-sigma factor: MSILGRLLRREDPHSLAAPYALDALEPGERRRFEKHLRGCDRCAAEVRELAEDAVRLAWSAAAPPPAALRERVLAAVRTTAQDQAPDRTPARERTPQLPPHVWGTQPPPGRTRTPRTPRTRPLFVPLATATAAAALVVASLFAVQAHHTQDRLDAERSRAREIAHVLAAPDARAVTSEDARGRGIGVIASASRGAAVVTLSGYGTPPGGRVRQLWLMRPRVQPRSLGLFAGDTPLVAQGLDASSTSLAVTVEPDGGSAQPTSQPIVQLTLKSVGFGE; the protein is encoded by the coding sequence ATGAGCATCCTGGGCAGGCTGCTGCGCCGCGAGGACCCGCACTCCCTGGCCGCGCCCTACGCGCTCGACGCCCTGGAACCGGGCGAGCGGCGCCGGTTCGAGAAGCATCTGCGGGGCTGCGACCGCTGCGCCGCCGAGGTGCGGGAGCTGGCCGAGGACGCCGTACGCCTCGCCTGGTCCGCGGCGGCCCCGCCGCCCGCCGCCCTGCGCGAGCGGGTGCTGGCCGCCGTGCGCACCACCGCTCAGGACCAGGCACCGGACCGGACCCCGGCCCGCGAGCGCACACCCCAGCTGCCGCCGCACGTCTGGGGCACGCAGCCGCCGCCGGGACGCACCCGTACGCCCCGCACGCCCCGTACGCGCCCGCTCTTCGTGCCGCTCGCCACGGCCACCGCGGCGGCGGCCCTCGTCGTCGCCTCCCTCTTCGCCGTCCAGGCGCACCACACCCAGGACCGGCTCGACGCGGAGCGGTCCCGGGCACGTGAGATCGCCCACGTTCTGGCCGCGCCCGACGCCCGCGCCGTCACCAGCGAGGACGCGCGGGGCCGCGGTATCGGAGTGATCGCTTCCGCATCGCGCGGCGCAGCCGTCGTCACCCTCAGCGGATACGGCACCCCGCCCGGCGGCCGCGTCCGGCAGCTCTGGCTCATGCGCCCCCGCGTGCAACCGCGCTCCCTCGGGCTCTTCGCGGGCGACACGCCCTTGGTCGCGCAGGGCCTCGACGCCTCCTCGACGTCACTCGCCGTGACCGTCGAGCCTGATGGCGGCTCGGCCCAACCCACCAGCCAGCCCATAGTCCAACTCACCCTGAAATCGGTCGGATTCGGAGAGTAG
- a CDS encoding ATP-binding cassette domain-containing protein, with product MTSTYAVLSEGLEKRFGAVHALRGLDLAVAQGTVCGLLGPNGAGKTTAVRLLTTLLRPDAGSARVAGHDLVRDAAAVRSRIGVTGQYASVDGDLTGRENLRLFARLHRVHGPAARADDLLARFGLTEAADRRAATYSGGMRRRLDLAASLVRSPDVLFLDEPTTGLDPASRARIWQAVRELKADGTTVLLTTQYLEEADQLADDIALVDQGRVAHTGSPAELKALIGSYAEAVVADGDALSKAAAVLDQLTGSEPVFDRDRNAVGAVSTDPTLTLPRLVRELDAAGVPLLDAGLRPPTLDDVFLRLTGESAPESPDGKERAA from the coding sequence ATGACTTCTACGTACGCTGTACTTAGTGAGGGCTTGGAGAAGCGCTTCGGCGCGGTGCACGCCCTGCGTGGACTGGATCTGGCGGTGGCGCAGGGGACGGTCTGCGGGCTGCTCGGCCCGAATGGCGCCGGCAAGACGACGGCCGTGCGGCTGCTGACCACGCTGCTGCGGCCGGACGCCGGTTCCGCGCGGGTCGCGGGGCACGACCTGGTGCGGGACGCCGCCGCCGTGCGGAGCCGGATCGGGGTCACGGGGCAGTACGCCTCGGTCGACGGCGATCTCACCGGCCGCGAGAACCTGCGGCTGTTCGCCCGACTGCACCGGGTGCACGGACCGGCCGCGCGGGCCGACGACCTGCTGGCGCGCTTCGGTCTGACCGAGGCCGCCGACCGCAGGGCCGCGACCTACTCGGGCGGCATGCGGCGTCGGCTGGACCTCGCGGCGAGCCTCGTCCGCAGCCCCGATGTGCTCTTCCTCGACGAGCCGACCACCGGACTCGACCCGGCGAGCCGCGCCCGTATCTGGCAGGCGGTGCGCGAGCTGAAGGCGGACGGTACGACCGTGCTGCTGACCACTCAGTATCTGGAGGAGGCCGACCAGCTCGCGGACGACATCGCCCTGGTGGACCAGGGCCGGGTCGCGCACACGGGGTCGCCCGCCGAACTCAAGGCGCTCATCGGATCGTACGCGGAGGCCGTGGTCGCGGACGGCGACGCGCTGTCGAAGGCGGCCGCCGTACTTGACCAACTCACCGGCAGCGAGCCGGTGTTCGACCGTGACCGCAACGCCGTCGGCGCCGTCAGCACCGATCCGACCCTGACGCTGCCGCGCCTGGTGCGCGAACTCGACGCGGCGGGCGTGCCGTTGCTGGACGCCGGCCTGCGCCCGCCCACCCTCGACGACGTCTTCCTGCGGCTCACCGGCGAGTCCGCGCCCGAGTCCCCCGACGGCAAGGAGCGTGCCGCATGA
- a CDS encoding sigma-70 family RNA polymerase sigma factor: protein MQADELLLLVAGGDQRAFEDLYALVSGPVYGLVRRVVRDPAQSEEVAQEVLLELWRSAARFDPGRGSALSWILTLAHRRAVDRVRSARAAGEREQREALRAGEPAFDQVAEEVEAGLEREWVRRCLHRLTALQRQSVTLAYYDGYTYREVAERLALPLGTVKTRMRDGLTRLRECLGGAA, encoded by the coding sequence ATGCAGGCGGACGAGCTGCTGCTGCTCGTCGCGGGCGGTGACCAGAGAGCGTTCGAGGACCTGTACGCACTGGTGTCCGGGCCGGTGTACGGGCTCGTACGACGGGTGGTGCGCGACCCCGCCCAGTCCGAGGAGGTCGCCCAGGAGGTGCTGCTGGAGTTGTGGCGCTCGGCCGCCCGGTTCGACCCCGGCCGGGGCAGCGCGCTGTCCTGGATCCTCACCCTCGCCCACCGCCGTGCCGTGGACCGGGTGCGCAGCGCCCGCGCGGCCGGCGAACGCGAGCAGCGGGAGGCCCTGCGCGCCGGGGAGCCCGCCTTCGACCAGGTCGCCGAGGAGGTCGAGGCCGGTCTGGAACGCGAATGGGTGCGCCGCTGTCTGCACCGGCTCACGGCCCTGCAACGCCAGTCCGTGACGCTCGCCTACTACGACGGCTACACCTACCGTGAGGTGGCCGAACGGCTCGCGCTGCCGCTCGGCACGGTCAAGACGCGGATGCGCGACGGACTCACCCGGCTGCGCGAGTGCCTGGGAGGAGCCGCATGA
- a CDS encoding ABC transporter permease, whose product MSALAHDGLAMTGRQLRRVRNSPGLAVLTQMMPINMLLFFGYVFGSALAMPGREYRAFLVPGLLVATAAGGLMTGMFQAAADTHRGVMDRFRSMPVSRAAVPLGQAAADLAVTAVGTVPLLLVGLAVGWRIEGSAIDAAGAVGLLLLFRFACTCAGIFLGLLTRSEDAAGQLGASSFVLPLLSDAYIPTDHLPGWLRTLADWNPISAVTTALRDLFGNAPVPPDSAWPVAHPVAGALTWSLALVAVFLPLAVRRYSRGE is encoded by the coding sequence ATGAGCGCGCTGGCCCACGACGGTCTGGCGATGACCGGCCGGCAGCTGCGCAGGGTCCGCAACAGCCCGGGGCTGGCGGTCCTGACCCAGATGATGCCGATCAACATGCTGCTGTTCTTCGGCTATGTCTTCGGCAGCGCGCTGGCGATGCCCGGCCGCGAGTACCGGGCCTTCCTGGTGCCGGGGCTGCTGGTCGCGACCGCGGCCGGCGGGCTGATGACCGGTATGTTCCAGGCCGCCGCGGACACCCACCGGGGGGTGATGGACCGGTTCCGCTCGATGCCGGTGAGCCGGGCCGCCGTACCGCTCGGGCAGGCGGCCGCCGACCTGGCCGTCACGGCCGTCGGCACGGTGCCGCTGCTGCTGGTCGGGCTCGCCGTGGGCTGGCGGATCGAGGGGTCCGCGATCGACGCGGCCGGTGCCGTGGGGCTGCTGCTGCTCTTCCGGTTCGCCTGCACCTGCGCCGGGATCTTCCTGGGGCTGCTCACCCGCAGCGAGGACGCCGCCGGGCAGCTCGGCGCCTCCTCCTTCGTGCTGCCGTTGCTGTCCGACGCCTACATCCCGACGGATCATCTGCCGGGCTGGCTGCGCACGCTCGCCGACTGGAACCCGATCAGCGCGGTGACGACCGCCCTGCGCGACCTCTTCGGCAACGCCCCCGTGCCACCGGACTCGGCCTGGCCGGTGGCCCACCCGGTCGCCGGGGCGCTCACCTGGAGCCTCGCCCTCGTCGCCGTGTTCCTGCCGCTGGCCGTGCGCCGGTACAGCCGCGGCGAGTGA